The Carnobacterium divergens genome includes a window with the following:
- the dnaJ gene encoding molecular chaperone DnaJ, with product MAKRDYYEVLGVAKDANDADIKKAYRKLSKQFHPDINQEAGAEDKFKEIAEAYEVLSDANKRAAYDQYGHASTDPNFGAGGGGFGGGFGGSGFGGGFGGGGFEDIFESFFGGGGRQSNPNAPRQGEDLQYTMNLKFEEAIFGKESTIKYNREDECGTCHGNGAKPGTEPVTCSKCHGAGSINVERNTPLGRVMTRQTCDVCHGSGKEIKEKCPTCHGSGHVKEAHSVKVTVPAGVEDGQQMRLQGQGEAGINGGPHGDLYVVFRVEESDLFDRDGSEIFYDLPISFVQAALGDEIEVPTVHGKIKLKVPAGTQTGTNFRLKGKGAPKLRGTGTGDQHVKVQVITPKNLSEQQVQAMREFAKASGIEVSEQETNIFDKVKDAFKSEGKKKRK from the coding sequence ATGGCAAAAAGAGATTATTATGAAGTGTTAGGTGTCGCAAAGGACGCAAATGACGCAGATATCAAAAAAGCATACCGAAAATTATCAAAACAATTTCATCCAGATATCAACCAAGAAGCTGGAGCAGAAGATAAGTTTAAGGAAATCGCAGAAGCCTATGAAGTATTAAGCGACGCTAATAAACGTGCTGCCTATGACCAATATGGACATGCAAGTACAGATCCAAACTTTGGAGCTGGTGGCGGCGGTTTTGGTGGTGGATTTGGCGGAAGTGGTTTCGGCGGTGGATTTGGCGGCGGCGGATTTGAAGATATTTTCGAATCATTCTTTGGCGGCGGCGGTCGTCAATCTAACCCAAATGCGCCTAGACAAGGTGAAGATTTACAATATACGATGAATTTAAAATTTGAAGAGGCGATTTTTGGGAAAGAATCTACCATCAAATACAATCGTGAAGATGAATGTGGAACATGTCACGGAAACGGTGCAAAACCAGGAACAGAACCCGTAACTTGTTCGAAATGTCATGGAGCCGGTTCAATTAATGTCGAACGGAACACGCCACTTGGACGCGTGATGACACGTCAAACCTGTGATGTGTGTCATGGTTCAGGAAAAGAAATCAAAGAAAAATGTCCTACATGTCATGGTTCAGGCCATGTCAAAGAAGCGCATAGCGTAAAAGTTACTGTACCAGCTGGTGTGGAAGACGGTCAACAAATGCGTTTACAAGGTCAAGGGGAAGCCGGTATCAATGGTGGACCTCATGGCGATCTTTATGTTGTCTTCCGTGTTGAAGAAAGCGACTTATTTGATCGTGATGGATCTGAAATTTTCTATGACTTGCCAATTAGCTTTGTACAAGCAGCCCTTGGCGACGAAATTGAAGTCCCAACCGTTCACGGGAAAATTAAATTAAAAGTCCCAGCGGGAACTCAAACAGGAACAAACTTCCGCCTAAAAGGTAAGGGTGCACCTAAACTGAGAGGAACCGGTACTGGAGACCAACACGTGAAAGTTCAAGTCATTACACCGAAAAACCTATCTGAGCAACAAGTTCAAGCAATGCGAGAATTTGCCAAAGCCAGTGGAATTGAAGTGAGTGAACAAGAAACCAATATTTTTGATAAAGTCAAAGATGCCTTTAAATCAGAAGGCAAGAAAAAAAGAAAATAA
- a CDS encoding tyrosine-type recombinase/integrase: MQGSVRKKGKSWYYRIDLAYISGDRKQIERYAGKTKDEALQTLRDAIKEYETSGDVMASSDISVTDYFNFWFEKYVMVNLKKNTQSNYRNILDKHIFPSIGMYKLKAIKPGTLQDLLTEKFEAGYAKQTLSIIKGVLNKAFTMAVFPYQYLSNDPTRYIKVPKYDIKEWKDRGDLKIISIEDFKKIVSAVPKCDPFYLPMMISFQTGLRRSEVCGLKWTDIDFEENTLIVERIMIGIENGNFDLGTPKTKSSYRTIMLGDSIIKILKSSKKRQIENKLFYGSNYFDGGFICTKENGQPVTPNSIKYNVEKVRKITGVDFNFHSFRHTHATMLLENNAKPKEIQTRLGHSRIATTMDTYAHVTKKMKKDTVDIFEQMLKDNSF; the protein is encoded by the coding sequence ATGCAAGGATCTGTTAGGAAAAAAGGGAAAAGTTGGTATTATCGAATTGATCTTGCTTATATCAGTGGAGATAGAAAACAAATTGAACGTTACGCTGGAAAAACTAAAGATGAAGCATTACAGACTCTTCGTGATGCTATTAAAGAATATGAAACATCTGGTGATGTTATGGCTTCATCTGATATTTCAGTAACTGACTACTTCAATTTTTGGTTTGAAAAATATGTAATGGTCAACTTAAAAAAAAATACGCAATCAAATTATCGAAATATTTTAGATAAACATATCTTTCCATCCATTGGTATGTATAAATTAAAAGCAATTAAACCTGGCACACTACAAGATTTATTAACAGAAAAGTTTGAAGCTGGATATGCCAAACAAACTTTATCAATCATCAAAGGTGTTCTAAATAAAGCTTTTACAATGGCTGTATTTCCATATCAATATTTAAGTAATGATCCAACTAGATATATAAAAGTTCCTAAATATGATATTAAAGAATGGAAAGATCGTGGAGATTTAAAAATTATTTCTATTGAAGACTTTAAAAAAATTGTTAGTGCAGTTCCTAAATGTGACCCCTTCTATTTGCCAATGATGATTTCTTTTCAAACTGGATTAAGACGCTCTGAAGTATGTGGACTTAAATGGACTGACATAGATTTTGAAGAAAATACTCTTATAGTAGAAAGAATTATGATAGGGATTGAAAATGGGAACTTTGATTTAGGAACGCCAAAAACTAAATCTTCTTATAGAACAATTATGCTTGGAGATAGTATAATCAAAATTTTGAAAAGTTCTAAAAAAAGACAAATTGAGAACAAACTCTTTTATGGATCCAATTATTTTGATGGTGGTTTTATATGTACGAAAGAAAATGGTCAGCCCGTCACTCCAAATTCAATAAAGTATAATGTTGAAAAAGTTAGAAAAATTACTGGAGTTGATTTCAACTTTCACTCATTCAGACACACACACGCAACGATGTTACTAGAGAACAATGCAAAACCTAAAGAAATACAAACGAGATTAGGACATTCTCGCATTGCTACTACTATGGACACTTACGCTCATGTTACAAAAAAAATGAAAAAAGATACTGTTGATATATTTGAACAAATGCTTAAAGATAATTCATTTTAA
- a CDS encoding cell wall-binding protein, whose product MKKIIGLCLLGVYLITLSACDSTVQNEDRQKASDTNTSQSTKNSNSAEISTNKVFGKDEWWEVDGLWKLKVNSVTTTEERNQFDESNPAQVVVVSYSYENLGYEDDIQDLYFTPEKVIDSGRKVASTYPGGVNTHPQPTPVGAIMENAEEAYGLSQPDGSVKIIFEKFDKDYNKYTATFEVAVNQ is encoded by the coding sequence ATGAAAAAAATTATTGGTTTATGTTTGCTTGGTGTTTACTTAATCACGTTATCTGCTTGTGACTCTACTGTACAAAATGAAGATCGTCAAAAGGCGAGTGATACAAACACTTCACAGAGCACAAAAAATAGCAACTCTGCTGAAATTAGTACAAATAAAGTATTCGGCAAAGATGAATGGTGGGAAGTTGACGGACTTTGGAAATTGAAAGTTAATAGCGTTACAACTACTGAAGAAAGAAATCAATTTGATGAATCTAATCCAGCTCAGGTTGTTGTTGTATCTTATTCTTATGAAAATTTAGGTTATGAGGATGATATTCAAGATTTATATTTTACTCCTGAAAAAGTCATAGATTCAGGAAGAAAAGTTGCTAGTACCTATCCTGGTGGGGTAAATACTCACCCACAACCTACCCCAGTTGGAGCAATTATGGAAAATGCTGAAGAGGCTTATGGACTTAGTCAACCTGACGGAAGTGTTAAAATAATTTTTGAAAAATTTGATAAAGATTACAATAAATATACTGCTACTTTTGAAGTTGCTGTAAATCAATAA
- the lepA gene encoding translation elongation factor 4 translates to MNRDEMKQRQSQIRNFSIIAHIDHGKSTLADRILEKTNTVADRDMQAQLLDSMDLERERGITIKLNAVELKYTAKDGNEYTFHLIDTPGHVDFTYEVSRSLAACEGAVLVVDAAQGIEAQTLANVYLALDNDLEIIPVINKIDLPAADPERVRGEIEDVIGIDASEAVLASAKAGIGIEDILEQIVEKVPAPTGDLDAPLKALIFDSVYDSYRGVILNVRIVDGTVKPGDKIKMMSNGAIFEVAEVGIFSPKTIKRDFLMVGDVGYITASIKTVKDTQVGDTITSVVNPATEALPGYRKMNPMVYCGLYPIDSSRYNDLREALERLQLNDAALQFEAETSQALGFGFRCGFLGLLHMDVIQERLEREFDLDLITTAPSVIYQVNLTDGSTLIVDNPADMPEPGVIETVEEPYVKASIMVPNEFVGAVMEISQRKRGEFMTMDYLDEYRVNVVYEIPLSEIVYDFFDKLKSSTKGYASLDYDLIGYRPSKLVKMDIMLNTEKVDALSFIVHRDFAYERGKIIVEKLKALIPRQQFEVPIQAAVGQKILSRTNIKALRKNVLAKCYGGDISRKRKLLEKQKEGKKRMKQIGSVEVPQEAFMAVLKMDEDQPKK, encoded by the coding sequence ATGAATAGAGATGAAATGAAACAGCGCCAATCGCAAATTCGAAATTTTTCCATCATTGCTCATATCGACCATGGAAAATCGACTTTAGCCGATCGAATTTTAGAAAAAACAAACACCGTAGCCGATCGAGATATGCAAGCGCAATTACTAGATTCAATGGATTTAGAAAGAGAACGTGGGATTACAATCAAATTAAACGCAGTTGAACTTAAATATACAGCCAAGGATGGAAACGAATATACTTTTCATCTAATAGATACACCAGGACATGTGGATTTTACTTATGAAGTTTCACGCAGTTTAGCGGCCTGTGAAGGAGCCGTATTAGTAGTTGATGCTGCACAAGGGATTGAAGCTCAAACGTTGGCTAACGTCTATTTAGCCTTAGATAACGACTTAGAAATTATCCCAGTCATCAATAAAATTGATTTACCCGCAGCGGATCCAGAACGTGTTCGTGGCGAGATTGAAGACGTAATTGGCATTGATGCCAGTGAAGCTGTTTTAGCTAGCGCAAAAGCAGGCATTGGAATCGAAGACATTCTTGAACAAATTGTAGAAAAAGTTCCTGCACCAACAGGTGATTTAGACGCACCCTTAAAAGCGCTAATTTTTGATTCAGTCTATGACTCTTATCGTGGCGTTATTTTAAACGTAAGAATTGTAGATGGCACCGTAAAACCAGGAGACAAAATCAAAATGATGAGCAATGGCGCGATCTTTGAAGTCGCTGAAGTGGGAATTTTTTCACCAAAAACCATCAAACGTGACTTTTTAATGGTTGGTGACGTTGGGTATATCACTGCCAGCATTAAAACCGTTAAAGACACTCAAGTTGGAGATACCATTACTTCTGTAGTAAATCCTGCAACAGAAGCCTTACCTGGCTATCGTAAAATGAATCCAATGGTTTACTGTGGTTTGTATCCAATTGATTCTTCTCGCTACAACGATTTACGTGAAGCTTTAGAACGTTTGCAATTAAACGATGCAGCCTTACAATTTGAAGCAGAAACATCACAAGCATTAGGCTTTGGTTTCCGTTGTGGTTTCTTAGGCTTGCTTCATATGGATGTTATTCAAGAACGTTTAGAGCGTGAATTTGATTTAGATTTAATTACAACTGCACCATCCGTTATTTATCAAGTAAACTTAACAGACGGTTCGACTCTGATCGTGGATAACCCAGCAGATATGCCAGAACCAGGTGTAATTGAAACCGTTGAAGAACCTTATGTAAAAGCAAGTATTATGGTACCAAATGAATTTGTTGGAGCCGTTATGGAAATTTCTCAACGCAAACGTGGCGAGTTTATGACCATGGATTATTTAGATGAGTACCGCGTAAATGTTGTTTATGAAATTCCTTTATCAGAGATTGTTTATGATTTCTTTGATAAATTAAAATCAAGTACCAAAGGCTATGCTTCATTAGATTACGATTTAATTGGCTACCGTCCAAGCAAACTTGTTAAGATGGATATTATGTTAAACACTGAAAAAGTCGATGCATTAAGCTTTATTGTCCATCGTGACTTTGCTTATGAACGTGGAAAAATCATTGTTGAAAAATTAAAAGCCTTAATTCCACGTCAACAATTTGAAGTGCCGATTCAAGCAGCTGTGGGACAAAAAATTCTGTCTCGTACCAATATAAAAGCCTTGCGTAAAAATGTTTTAGCCAAATGTTACGGCGGAGATATTTCACGTAAACGTAAGCTCTTGGAAAAACAAAAAGAAGGTAAGAAACGAATGAAACAAATCGGATCTGTCGAAGTTCCACAAGAAGCCTTCATGGCTGTTCTGAAAATGGACGAGGATCAACCTAAGAAGTAA